Genomic segment of Paenibacillus polymyxa:
TCTCTCCTAACTATTAAATTGAGAAAAAAACATTTGACAAGAGTTTAGCGGCATGGTAAAGTTAAAGTGTAAGATGTGATATTTATGACCACTTAAATTAATAAATCACAATCTAATTATATCATCGTGTCTGTTTTATATGCAATATAAAAGAACCTGATAAAACTATCCAGGTTCTTTTTTGATTTTCCACTATCATTAGTCAAATCCAAAAACCGTGGCTCGAGCTGAACTCAGTTACTGCATAGTTCCATATCGGTTCTATGCAGCCTAAAGAAATCCTGAAGTGGCGTCAGGTTCTTATTGAGCTAACCTACCCGTTAGTTCAGCGAACGAAGCACGTATAGTGAACCTCTTATATTTTTCCGTTACTTCTCAACTTCATCCCGTTACCCCTCTGTTGAGAGTATTTTTTAAATTTGTTCGAACTATTTGCCCGTTAATTGAAAAAAACGGCAGCCGATCGTTGTGTGCGGCAGCCGTAATTTTAAACCAAATCAAGCGACCAAACTGATCAAATTGCCATCAGGGTCCTTTATGATCGCATAACGCTCGCCCCAAGGTGTATCGTTCGGTTCAAAATGCCCCTCATATCCCTGTACTGTCAATCGGCTATACGATTCATCCAGCGCTTCCTTACTGTCAAACTGGAAAGCGATCTCCATCCGATAACCGGCAGGCTTCTGCTGATCGCCTAGAATCATCTGTGCCGATTCCCAAGTATCAAAAGAAAGAATAACATCGTTGTATGCTACTTCTATATGATGTTCTTCATTTACCCTTTCCGGTATTTCTAAGCCTAATGTCCGATAAAAATCCAAGGACCTCTTCATCTCTTTTACGAAAATCGATAATCTTTTTAACTTAACTGCCATGCTTCACAACTCCTATCCAGTGGTATGATTATTCACCTCCATTGTATCGATCATATAGACTGTTAAATAGGAAAAATCGGACTCTTTTGTCTCTTACTTATCAAGCTTTTAAGAGACAATCCATAATATTGCTTAAATGTATTGGTAAAATGTGACTCATCGTAATAGCCGTATTTGAGCGAAAGATCCACTAAACTGGAATAACCGCCCTGAAAAAAATCTTGCAGCGTGCTTTGAAACCGAATTATTCCAAGCATCTCTTTCGGACTTAAGCCCAGCTCCTGATCAAATACCCTTCTAAGATGCCGTTCACTAAAGTGAACTTGATTGGCCAAATTCGTTACGGATAAATTCCCTTTTCGGCCATAAATAATCTGCAAGCTTTGATACACAAGTGGAGGAATTGCCATATCGCTAGTCGCCAGCATTCGGACCAAATGATGTTCAGCAACCGCAAGAATTTCGGAGATCGTAGTGGCTGATAAGATTTCTTCTACCCAATACATTTCTTCTAAACCCAATACATCATCCAAGTAGATACGC
This window contains:
- a CDS encoding VOC family protein; the protein is MAVKLKRLSIFVKEMKRSLDFYRTLGLEIPERVNEEHHIEVAYNDVILSFDTWESAQMILGDQQKPAGYRMEIAFQFDSKEALDESYSRLTVQGYEGHFEPNDTPWGERYAIIKDPDGNLISLVA
- a CDS encoding helix-turn-helix transcriptional regulator, yielding MTHSFQPVHSPKLQPELQQPWYNCREYPASPQLESHVASFWTMDYRPVPDKLWHRVIPDGCVDIVVNLLSPFSRKAAYIVGPTTRSELLQFSEPRSLFGIRIYSESARSILKTPLSAFKGKRIYLDDVLGLEEMYWVEEILSATTISEILAVAEHHLVRMLATSDMAIPPLVYQSLQIIYGRKGNLSVTNLANQVHFSERHLRRVFDQELGLSPKEMLGIIRFQSTLQDFFQGGYSSLVDLSLKYGYYDESHFTNTFKQYYGLSLKSLISKRQKSPIFPI